The following coding sequences lie in one Rutidosis leptorrhynchoides isolate AG116_Rl617_1_P2 chromosome 4, CSIRO_AGI_Rlap_v1, whole genome shotgun sequence genomic window:
- the LOC139842847 gene encoding uncharacterized protein: MTGFMGFGSKWRSWIALCLKTAYISVLVNGSHTKEFKLGRGVRQGDPLSPFLFIIAAEGLNWLIKSALSNNAYSGVKVGNDNIPLTHLQYADDTLFFGTWSLDNIENLMKLLKCFELCSGLKVNYNKSNLFGVGVDKKDVEYMANLFGCKVGTFPFTYLGLPIGANMKKSGSWKPVIEKFEKRLSDWKACALLFGGRLTLMNSVLNNLPLYYFSLFRVPPCVLKKLESVRRIFFWGWSALIGKWWWRFLTEPTSLWVSVIKSIYGASGSIIAGGLNSRLNANSTWSVIAKKGFEIDAYGLEFSSSFKRVIGNGGNTRFWENVWLMDKPLKEVFKRLVRFDVNVHATVSDRVNWDGSGVTSTWSWQREIYERTKDELDELEQLISAVVMVPEKDDSWNWKLCGSGGCFVWRSRRGRLPVLVELDKRGVDLHSVLCPLCGEVVETVKHALFSCKMVRVIWEKIWSWWGIAPPIVIFDGIQGAVSSLQCSGAGNKIWQGMVKVEDNTRITVSGYDKSNIGQFAATIRKWRPPEPYKGKGVKYADEIIRKEGKAGKKK, from the exons ATGACGGGGTTCATGGGATTTGGGTCGAAATGGCGGAGTTGGATTGCTTTGTGTTTGAAAACGGCCTATATCTCCGTTCTCGTTAACGGCTCTCATACAAAAGAATTCAAGCTTGGTAGGGGTGTGCGTCAAGGAGATCCTCTCTCGCCTTTTCTTTTCATCATTGCGGCGGAAGGACTTAATTGGTTAATTAAATCGGCACTCTCGAACAATGCTTATAGTGGGGTGAAAGTTGGTAATGATAATATCCCTTTGACTcatcttcaatatgcggatgacactctTTTTTTTGGTACGTGGAGCTTGGATAATATTGAAAATCTCATGAAGCTCCTTAAATGTTTCGAGCTATGTTCCGGTTTAAAGGTGAATTATAATAAAAGTAACCTCTTTGGCGTGGGTGTTGATAAAAAAGATGTGGAGTATATGGCCAATCTTTTTGGTTGTAAGGTTGGAACTTTCCCATTTACATATCTCGGGTTACCCATTGGTGCAAACATGAAAAAATCAGGTAGTTGGAAGCCGGTAATCGAGAAATTTGAAAAAAGATTATCAGATTGGAAAGCGTGTGCGTTGTTATTCGGTGGACGTTTAACCCTCATGAATTCGGTTCTTAATAACCTACCATTGTATTACTTTTCGCTCTTTCGTGTCCCGCCTTGCGTGCTTAAAAAACTTGAGAGTGTGAGACGAATTTTTTTTTGGGGCTGGTCGG CattaatcggcaagtggtggtggaggttccttACCGAACCCACTTCATTGTGGGTTAGtgttattaaaagtatttatggggcTTCGGGTTCTATCATTGCGGGTGGGTTAAATTCTCGTTTGAATGCTAATTCTACTTGGAGCGTCATTGCGAAAAAAGGTTTTGAAATTGATGCTTACGGTTTGGAGTTCTCTAGCTCCTTTAAAAGAGTAATCGGCAATGGTGGCAACACTAGATTTTGGGAGAACGTTTGGCTCATGGATAAACCTCTAAAGGAAGTGTTCAAAAGATTGGTGCGGTTTGATGTTAATGTTCATGCTACTGTTTCGGATCGGGTTAATTGGGACGGGTCGGGTGTTACCTCAACATGGTCATGGCAGCGTGAGATTTATGAAAGAACAAAGGACGAGTTAGATGAGCTGGAACAACTAATCTCGGCCGTGGTCATGGTACCTGAAAAGGATGATTCATGGAATTGGAAACTATGCGGTTCGG GTGGGTGTTTTGTGTGGAGGTCAAGACGGGGAAGATTGCCCGTTTTGGTTGAATTAGACAAACGGGGTGTCGATCTTCACTCCGTCCTTTGCCCTTTATGCGGTGAGGTTGTCGAAACGGTTAAACATGCGCTTTTCTCTTGCAAAATGGTCCGGGTTATTTGGGAAAAGATTTGGTCTTGGTGGGGAATTGCTCCGCCTATTGTGATCTTCGATGGTATACAAGGTGCGGTCTCATCTTTGCAATGTTCGGGTGCGGGTAATAAAATATGGCAAGGCATG GTCAAAGTTGAAGACAACACTCGAATTACAGTGAGTGGATACGATAAGTCAAACATTGGTCAATTTGCAGCTACCATAAGGAAATGGAGACCACCAGAGCCATACAAAGGTAAGGGAGTCAAATATGCAGATGAGATCATTAGAAAGGAGGGCAAAGCAGGCAAGAAGAAGTAG
- the LOC139842848 gene encoding uncharacterized protein, translating to MVLWAFRTTPKGSNRETPFSIVYGSEVVIPAEIVVPTQRITEFNEEANMIQLRENMNLLEECRCMASIGEAANKQKIAKYYNLRERERSFRPGDYVWRNNNASRVEDLGKLGPNWEGPYVIVDALDNGAYYLKTRDGKFVSRTWHATNLKKFYV from the coding sequence ATGGTTCTGTGGGCGTTCCGCACCACACCAAAAGGAAGCAATCGCGAAACACCTTTTAGCATTGTCTACGGTTCAGAGGTGGTCATCCCGGCAGAAATCGTAGTTCCTACGCAACGCATCACGGAATTCAATGAGGAAGCTAATATGATACAGTTGAGGGAAAACATGAACTTGTTAGAGGAGTGCCGATGCATGGCATCGATAGGCGAAGCGGCTAATAAGCAGAAAATCGCCAAATATTATAACCTGCGTGAACGCGAACGTTCGTTCCGTCCCGGTGACTATGTTTGGCGCAATAATAATGCCAGCAGAGTTGAAGACCTTGGCAAGTTGGGACCTAACTGGGAAGGCCCGTATGTAATTGTGGATGCCCTCGATAACGGGGCGTACTATTTAAAAACGCGTGATGGCAAGTTCGTGTCACGTACATGGCATGCGACCAATCTCAAGAAATTCTATGTTTAG
- the LOC139842850 gene encoding uncharacterized protein, giving the protein MQKYLKLAEELANKFDSFSITQVPRSMNKKADALSKLSSLTFNHFAKDVWVEVVDQKSTDVVQVAAPVEEVNTWMNPIVDYLKDGTLPADSVTAKKVRMKAPMYVIRDGVLYKKSFLGPLLRCVGPQEAETIIREVEAKPLKSITGRQIVNFVWEEIVCCFGLPHKIVSDNRKQFTHDTFRAWSDGLNIKQTFSSVAHPQANGQVEVTNRDIVSGIGGRLNTDRKGWED; this is encoded by the exons ATGCAAAAATATCTGAAATTGGCGGAAGAGCTGGCCAACAAATTTGACTCTTTTTCAATCACGCAAGTGCCGCGATCAATGAACAAAAAGGCTGACGCCCTCAGCAAGCTTTCTTCGCTGACGTTCAACCACTTCGCTAAGGACGTATGGGTGGAGGTCGTCGACCAAAAATCTACCGACGTGGTACAG GTGGCGGCACCAGTTGAGGAAGTAAACACTTGGATGAACCCAATCGTCGACTATCTAAAAGATGGAACGTTACCCGCTGACAGCGTAACGGCCAAGAAAGTCCGCATGAAGGCTCCCATGTATGTTATACGTGACGGCGTGCTTTACAAGAAGTCGTTCTTGGGTCCATTATTGCGTTGTGTGGGTCCACAAGAGGCTGAAACTATAATAAGGGAA GTGGAGGCTAAACCTTTGAAAAGCATCACGGGCAGACAGATTGTGAATTTTGTTTGGGAAGAGATAGTATGCTGTTTCGGGCTACCACACAAGATTGTCAGTGACAACAGAAAGCAATTCACACACGATACGTTTCGAGCTTGGTCCGACGGGCTAAATATCAAGCAAACGTTTAGTTCCGTCGCTCACCCTCAAGCTAATGGACAGGTTGAAGTCACTAACAGGGACATTGTATCCGGCATCGGAGGTAGGTTGAATACGGATAGGAAAGGTTGGGAAGACTAG